A DNA window from Setaria viridis chromosome 2, Setaria_viridis_v4.0, whole genome shotgun sequence contains the following coding sequences:
- the LOC117845008 gene encoding zinc finger protein CONSTANS-LIKE 9 isoform X1, which produces MGALCDFCGAQRSMVYCRSDAASLCLSCDRNVHSANALSRRHTRTLLCDRCASQPAMVRCLVENVSLCQNCDWNGHSAGSSTAGHKRQTINCYSGCPSSAELSRIWSFVSDIPNVAPEPNCEQGISMMSISDSGVSNQDNAAGDNNLLDMASATLMSDLDTCDKPLVGSSSGAGVNLLPLATDQAAGSVDSTTPKVPYTPDKDMFSKDSIYEDFCVDDVDLAFENYEELFGTSHIQTEQLFDDAGIDSYFEVNEVPAGNSTEQPKLVQPANSNAVSADSGMSNPGVKGDSSVCIPARQARSSLSLSFSGLTGESSAGDHQDCVVSSLLLMGEPPWQAPGPESSTPGGSRDSAITRYKEKKKRRKFDKKIRYASRKARADVRKRVKGRFVKAGEAYDYDPLSQTRSY; this is translated from the exons ATGGGCGCGCTCTGCGATTTCTGCGGGGCACAGAGGTCCATGGTTTACTGCCGATCAGATGCAGCATCCTTGTGTTTATCATGTGACCGTAATGTTCATTCAGCTAATGCTCTTTCTCGGCGCCATACAAGGACCCTTTTATGTGATCGGTGTGCTTCACAGCCTGCTATGGTCCGCTGTCTAGTGGAGAATGTCTCGCTTTGCCAAAATTGTGATTGGAATGGCCACAGTGCAGGATCCTCAACTGCCGGACACAAAAGGCAGACTATAAATTGTTACTCAGGGTGTCCATCATCTGCTGAACTTTCTAGAATCTGGTCCTTCGTTTCAGATATTCCTAATGTAGCACCTGAGCCCAACTGCGAGCAAGGAATCAGCATGATGAGTATTAGCGACAGTGGTGTCAGTAATCAAGACAATGCTGCAGGGGACAATAATTTGTTAGATATGGCTAGTGCAACACTTATGAGTGATCTTGATACTTGTGACAAGCCTTTGGTAGGCTCCTCTTCAGGAGCTGGAGTAAATCTCCTTCCACTTGCTACTGATCAGGCAGCTGGATCTGTGGATTCAACAACACCTAAG GTGCCCTATACGCCAGATAAAGATATGTTCAGCAAGGACAGCATATATGAAGATTTTTGTGTGGATGATGTTGACCTTGCATTCGAAAATTATGAAGAATTATTTGGTACCTCTCATATTCAAACAGAGCAACTCTTCGATGACGCTGGAATCGACAGTTACTTTGAAGTGAATGAAGTGCCTGCTGGGAATTCTACTGAG CAGCCCAAGCTGGTGCAGCCTGCGAATAGCAATGCGGTATCTGCTGACTCTGGGATGTCGAACCCAGGAGTGAAAGGTGATTCTAGTGTTTGCATCCCTGCAAGGCAGGCTAGGTCCAGTCTGTCTCTTTCCTTTTCTGGTTTGACTGGTGAGAGCAGTGCTGGAGATCATCAAGATTGTGTGGTATCATCACTGCTCCTTATGGGTGAGCCTCCTTGGCAGGCTCCTGGCCCTGAGAGTTCCACTCCTGGAGGTAGCAGAGACAGTGCTATCACACGgtacaaggagaagaagaagagaagaaa GTTCGACAAGAAGATCAGGTATGCTTCTCGCAAGGCTAGGGCAGATGTGAGAAAGAGGGTGAAGGGACGGTTTGTTAAGGCTGGCGAAGCATATGACTATGATCCTCTCAGCCAAACAAGGAGTTACTGA
- the LOC117845008 gene encoding zinc finger protein CONSTANS-LIKE 9 isoform X2: MGALCDFCGAQRSMVYCRSDAASLCLSCDRNVHSANALSRRHTRTLLCDRCASQPAMVRCLVENVSLCQNCDWNGHSAGSSTAGHKRQTINCYSGCPSSAELSRIWSFVSDIPNVAPEPNCEQGISMMSISDSGVSNQDNAAGDNNLLDMASATLMSDLDTCDKPLVGSSSGAGVNLLPLATDQAAGSVDSTTPKVPYTPDKDMFSKDSIYEDFCVDDVDLAFENYEELFGTSHIQTEQLFDDAGIDSYFEVNEVPAGNSTEPKLVQPANSNAVSADSGMSNPGVKGDSSVCIPARQARSSLSLSFSGLTGESSAGDHQDCVVSSLLLMGEPPWQAPGPESSTPGGSRDSAITRYKEKKKRRKFDKKIRYASRKARADVRKRVKGRFVKAGEAYDYDPLSQTRSY, from the exons ATGGGCGCGCTCTGCGATTTCTGCGGGGCACAGAGGTCCATGGTTTACTGCCGATCAGATGCAGCATCCTTGTGTTTATCATGTGACCGTAATGTTCATTCAGCTAATGCTCTTTCTCGGCGCCATACAAGGACCCTTTTATGTGATCGGTGTGCTTCACAGCCTGCTATGGTCCGCTGTCTAGTGGAGAATGTCTCGCTTTGCCAAAATTGTGATTGGAATGGCCACAGTGCAGGATCCTCAACTGCCGGACACAAAAGGCAGACTATAAATTGTTACTCAGGGTGTCCATCATCTGCTGAACTTTCTAGAATCTGGTCCTTCGTTTCAGATATTCCTAATGTAGCACCTGAGCCCAACTGCGAGCAAGGAATCAGCATGATGAGTATTAGCGACAGTGGTGTCAGTAATCAAGACAATGCTGCAGGGGACAATAATTTGTTAGATATGGCTAGTGCAACACTTATGAGTGATCTTGATACTTGTGACAAGCCTTTGGTAGGCTCCTCTTCAGGAGCTGGAGTAAATCTCCTTCCACTTGCTACTGATCAGGCAGCTGGATCTGTGGATTCAACAACACCTAAG GTGCCCTATACGCCAGATAAAGATATGTTCAGCAAGGACAGCATATATGAAGATTTTTGTGTGGATGATGTTGACCTTGCATTCGAAAATTATGAAGAATTATTTGGTACCTCTCATATTCAAACAGAGCAACTCTTCGATGACGCTGGAATCGACAGTTACTTTGAAGTGAATGAAGTGCCTGCTGGGAATTCTACTGAG CCCAAGCTGGTGCAGCCTGCGAATAGCAATGCGGTATCTGCTGACTCTGGGATGTCGAACCCAGGAGTGAAAGGTGATTCTAGTGTTTGCATCCCTGCAAGGCAGGCTAGGTCCAGTCTGTCTCTTTCCTTTTCTGGTTTGACTGGTGAGAGCAGTGCTGGAGATCATCAAGATTGTGTGGTATCATCACTGCTCCTTATGGGTGAGCCTCCTTGGCAGGCTCCTGGCCCTGAGAGTTCCACTCCTGGAGGTAGCAGAGACAGTGCTATCACACGgtacaaggagaagaagaagagaagaaa GTTCGACAAGAAGATCAGGTATGCTTCTCGCAAGGCTAGGGCAGATGTGAGAAAGAGGGTGAAGGGACGGTTTGTTAAGGCTGGCGAAGCATATGACTATGATCCTCTCAGCCAAACAAGGAGTTACTGA
- the LOC117843920 gene encoding disease resistance protein RGA4: protein MESAAVSAFLKPVMGRLFSLLEEEYSKHRGLAQETQSIQQDLRMIAAAMDDQLRGMGRHERTAIARLYSEEILDLAHDIEDCVDRFMHRLRCRQRCSNGGAASSFVHRVAHELKKVQSRSSFADEIHKLKRRLKEVHQRVVDAVPVVCGGQPNGLSSMVASTEPCHRVTRNLVGIEKPMEEVQLLLDEVDGEPQQLRVISIVGFGGLGKTTLARAVYDNPHTKEKFDCGAWVSATGSSLETTGRPIRDVLRDIHQQVVPKDTMDVDNNNLEASLKEYLNDKRYLIVIDNVQMDEWRTITSAFEDNSTSSRIILTTNIQSVANMYSHGNGYVYHMDTLGEEDSKKIAFPGIRSPELEHGSAALLGKCGGLPLALVCVSNYLKSSTEPTGELCAKLCRNLGSHLKEKHGHDNFSDLRKVILDNYDSFSGYALTRFLYLGIFPNNHPLKRKVITRRWLAEGYARSESPRPEQDIADEHFNKLMDWNIIRPIDTRNNSQVKTFKTHGIMHEFLLQKSLSQRFIMTLSPEHQRMGTNANNARHLSFHDGKLTECVASDEDLSRVRSLTVLGDAGGAISYVLKCKLIRVLDLEECNDLEELELKHICKLWHLKYLSLGPTIHELPRCIDGLHCLETLDLRATKIKSLPIEAIQLPHLTHLFGKIMLDNDDLKNDNKVSKLKKFLSGKKSNLQTLAGFVTDNSKGFLEFIAYMNKLRKVKIWCTCAASSSSYISDLSKAIQKFIKVPIDRDNGCSLSLDSCESSEHFLSSLNLEPCSDGSKYDLRSLKLHGKLLRLPPFVIHLSGLTDLCISSSTLTLALLSALATLEKLLYLKLIAEQLEDFQIKPGAFPSLRRLCFVVQSLTSALPRFEQGALPNLVSLQLLCRGLVGLSGINIRQFKHLKEITLNTEANAQTRQDWEHAAINHPNRPRVLLGKMKNLMENEELGHTATREKRKRCLAQPCLDDGLDSSLKKMKLSESFSSAQVIVHPVMGTATMASSSIPIHRHPDESGIWVQNPGHP from the exons ATGGAGTCTGCGGCAGTGAGTGCTTTCTTGAAGCCCGTGATGGGAAGGCTCTTCTCGTTGCTGGAGGAGGAGTACAGCAAGCACAGGGGCCTTGCGCAAGAAACTCAATCCATCCAGCAGGATCTGCGCATGATCGCTGCTGCCATGGATGACCAGCTGCGCGGCATGGGGAGGCATGAGCGCACCGCCATCGCGAGGCTGTACAGTGAGGAGATTCTTGATCTCGCACACGACATCGAGGACTGCGTTGACCGCTTCATGCATCGCCTCAGGTGCAGGCAGCGTTGCAGCAATGGGGGAGCAGCATCTTCCTTTGTGCATCGGGTGGCTCATGAGCTGAAGAAGGTCCAAAGCCGTTCTAGCTTTGCTGACGAGATCCACAAGCTCAAGAGGCGCCTCAAGGAAGTGCATCAACGGGTTGTCGATGCTGTTCCTGTTGTTTGCGGTGGTCAACCCAACGGATTGTCATCTATGGTCGCCTCCACAGAGCCATGTCATCGCGTGACTCGCAACCTGGTGGGCATCGAGAAGCCCATGGAGGAGGTACAATTGCTGCTAGACGAGGTGGATGGTGAGCCACAACAGCTGAGGGTGATCTCCATCGTTGGGTTTGGTGGCTTGGGGAAGACAACCCTTGCGAGGGCAGTCTATGACAACCCTCACACCAAGGAAAAGTTCGACTGCGGTGCTTGGGTTTCTGCCACTGGTAGCTCACTAGAGACCACTGGCCGACCGATTAGGGATGTCCTGCGTGATATACACCAGCAAGTTGTTCCCAAAGACACCATGGATGTTGACAACAACAATCTTGAGGCCTCCCTCAAGGAATACCTCAATGACAAGAG GTACTTAATTGTCATAGATAACGTCCAGATGGATGAATGGAGAACCATCACCTCAGCCTTTGAAGACAACAGTACAAGCAGCAGAATAATATTGACGACAAATATTCAGTCGGTGGCTAACATGTACAGCCATGGCAATGGTTATGTCTACCATATGGACACCCTTGGTGAAGAAGACTCCAAGAAAATAGCCTTTCCAGGGATAAGGTCACCTGAGTTGGAGCACGGTTCAGCAGCTCTGCTAGGAAAATGTGGTGGCCTTCCACTAGCCCTCGTTTGTGTTTCCAACTATTTAAAGAGTTCAACTGAGCCAACAGGAGAGCTTTGTGCAAAGTTATGCCGCAACCTTGGTTCTCATCTGAAGGAAAAGCATGGCCATGACAACTTTTCAGATCTAAGAAAGGTTATTCTTGACAACTATGACAGTTTTTCAGGCTATGCTCTTACTCGCTTCCTGTATCTTGGCATCTTCCCAAACAATCATCCTCTCAAGAGAAAGGTTATAACTAGGAGGTGGTTAGCCGAAGGTTATGCTCGAAGTGAATCTCCTCGTCCTGAGCAGGACATTGCAGATGAGCACTTTAATAAGCTTATGGATTGGAATATCATTCGGCCTATTGACACAAGAAACAATTCACAAGTGAAGACTTTCAAAACTCATGGGATCATGCACGAGTTTCTACTACAAAAGTCCTTGTCACAGAGATTCATCATGACATTGTCTCCTGAACATCAAAGAATGGGTACCAACGCTAATAATGCTCGCCACCTATCTTTCCATGATGGCAAACTGACAGAATGTGTGGCATCTGATGAAGATTTGTCTCGCGTTCGATCCCTAACAGTTTTGGGGGATGCAGGTGGAGCCATTTCTTATGTTCTCAAGTGTAAGCTCATACGAGTCTTGGACCTAGAAGAATGCAATGACCTGGAAGAACTTGAACTCAAACACATATGCAAACTATGGCATCTGAAATATCTCAGCTTAGGGCCCACCATCCATGAGCTTCCCAGGTGCATCGATGGCCTACACTGCTTAGAGACACTGGATCTAAGGGCAACAAAGATAAAATCATTGCCCATCGAGGCCATTCAACTGCCACACTTAACTCATCTGTTTGGAAAGATTATGCTTGACAACGATGACTTGAAGAATGACAACAAGGTTAGTAAACTTAAAAAGTTTTTATCTGGAAAAAAGAGTAACTTGCAGACTTTAGCTGGATTTGTCACTGACAACAGCAAAggttttctggaatttattgcCTATATGAATAAATTGAGGAAGGTCAAGATATGGTGCACGTGTGCTGCAAGTAGCAGTAGTTATATCAGCGACCTTTCAAAAGCCATTCAGAAATTCATAAAGGTTCCTATCGACAGAGATAATGGTTGTTCCCTCTCACTTGATTCTTGTGAATCCTCTGAACATTTCCTGAGTTCACTCAATTTGGAACCTTGCTCTGATGGTTCAAAATATGATCTTAGGTCACTAAAGCTGCATGGAAAGTTGCTTCGGTTGCCTCCTTTTGTAATCCACTTGTCAGGTCTCACTGATCTGTGCATCTCATCGTCTACCCTGACACTGGCTCTTCTATCAGCGCTGGCAACTTTGGAAAAATTGCTTTACCTGAAACTGATTGCAGAGCAGCTTGAGGATTTTCAAATAAAACCAGGGGCATTCCCAAGTCTTCGGCGACTGTGCTTTGTAGTGCAAAGTCTCACTTCAGCACTGCCAAGATTTGAGCAAGGAGCTCTCCCAAACCTCGTCTCACTTCAGCTTCTCTGTCGAGGTTTGGTTGGTCTTTCAGGCATCAACATCAGGCAGTTCAAGCACCTCAAGGAGATCACACTCAACACCGAGgcaaatgcacaaacaagacaAGATTGGGAACACGCAGCAATAAACCACCCCAATCGACCCAGAGTATTGTTGGGTAAAATGAAAAATCTGATGGAAAACGAGGAACTGGGGCATACTGCAACGAGGGAGAAGCGGAAAAGGTGCCTAGCCCAACCATGTTTGGATGACGGACTAGATTCTAGTCTTAAGAAGATGAAACTTTCAGAGTCCTTTTCGTCAGCCCAGGTGATTGTCCATCCGGTGATGGGAACAGCCACAATGGCATCATCTAGTATTCCTATTCATCGGCACCCTGATGAATCTGGTATATGGGTGCAGAACCCCGGCCACCCTTAA